In one Methanobacterium sp. genomic region, the following are encoded:
- a CDS encoding ABC transporter permease: MKFISIAKKDFKELIRDRKGLAMILLFPLFFMLVFGFAFGGMGQSNQPHNLAVVNYDKGATMPITGETVNFGNNLTKVLEDSKYQDSDVHLFDVNLTTETEANKKLEAKDVDAALIIPENFSQSMVALITSTAQQPVTLGQNTSAQSSNATSTLIIRGDTGYIGFGTSQGILTGVLEQYKDTLVIQTRSAITGSPGVETTQYIQSKVEAISGTGSFTTFDFLAPGMIVFAILLLTTTVASALTREVEKGTLARLKLSNMTSFDLLFGGLLPWSLIAAVQVVILLIIAVLIGFHWQGGLNTLILALFVGIIGGIASISLGMIIAAFARNDHQASSLGTLISVPTSFLVGAFFPLPQIVIGHLWGQSFQIYDILPWTHVLYALRATLTFGGGWDAIAYHVGWAALLTAVLFVIGVVLFSRNRLRAEN; the protein is encoded by the coding sequence ATGAAATTTATTAGCATCGCCAAAAAAGATTTCAAAGAATTAATACGTGACCGTAAAGGCTTGGCCATGATTCTCCTGTTTCCCCTATTTTTCATGTTAGTATTTGGATTTGCCTTTGGAGGTATGGGGCAGAGTAACCAACCCCACAACTTGGCAGTTGTAAATTATGATAAAGGAGCCACCATGCCTATTACTGGAGAAACAGTGAACTTTGGCAACAATCTAACAAAGGTACTGGAGGATTCGAAGTATCAAGACAGCGATGTTCATTTATTTGATGTAAACCTGACCACTGAAACTGAAGCCAATAAAAAACTTGAAGCTAAAGATGTTGATGCAGCCTTGATCATACCCGAAAACTTTTCTCAATCAATGGTAGCTTTGATCACCAGTACCGCGCAGCAACCAGTAACACTTGGTCAGAACACCTCAGCACAGTCTTCCAATGCCACTTCAACATTGATTATCAGGGGAGACACGGGATATATAGGATTCGGCACCAGTCAAGGCATTTTAACTGGTGTTTTGGAGCAGTATAAGGATACGTTGGTCATCCAAACACGCAGTGCCATCACTGGATCACCAGGGGTTGAAACAACACAGTACATTCAAAGTAAGGTGGAAGCTATTTCCGGCACTGGATCCTTCACCACATTTGACTTTTTAGCTCCGGGAATGATTGTATTTGCAATTTTACTTCTAACCACCACTGTGGCTTCCGCTTTAACCAGGGAGGTGGAAAAAGGCACCTTGGCCCGGCTTAAACTATCTAACATGACATCTTTCGACTTATTATTCGGAGGATTATTACCATGGTCCCTCATTGCCGCGGTACAAGTTGTCATTCTCTTAATTATCGCAGTTCTAATAGGATTCCATTGGCAGGGTGGGTTAAATACACTCATATTAGCCTTATTTGTTGGAATCATAGGGGGAATAGCTTCCATCTCATTAGGTATGATAATTGCTGCCTTCGCACGTAATGACCATCAGGCAAGCAGTCTGGGAACCCTAATAAGTGTGCCCACCAGCTTCCTTGTAGGCGCATTTTTCCCACTCCCTCAAATAGTGATTGGACATCTATGGGGACAATCATTCCAAATTTATGACATCTTACCATGGACCCATGTTCTCTATGCACTCAGAGCAACCTTAACCTTCGGGGGTGGATGGGATGCCATTGCTTACCATGTGGGATGGGCTGCCCTATTAACTGCTGTGCTCTTTGTTATAGGGGTGGTGTTGTTTTCAAGAAACAGATTAAGGGCTGAAAACTAA
- a CDS encoding ATP-binding cassette domain-containing protein — MNNVIIEVQDLKKSFGEFSAVENLNLKINRGEVFGFLGPNGAGKTTSIQMMVGLLRPSSGQVFIDGQEVQEIEKGTIGICPQELVLWDYLTCKESLMLMGDLYEVPREKLKKRVDKLLNDLFLTEKANTVVSQLSGGMKRRLNLALALIHEPEIVVLDEPSEGLDPQSRRVLWNYIRSLRDDEGKTVILTTHLMDEADRLSDRVAIIDHGKLLRLDSPSNLKKETGEGDVVEMIISDPKKNQEFINSVKKLEGIHSVVQVNTQINIRARDAVGKLPLIMDELKQLGLRVVDLSVRQNTLEDVFIDLTGTGLRE; from the coding sequence ATGAATAATGTCATCATAGAGGTTCAAGACCTTAAAAAGAGTTTTGGAGAATTTTCAGCAGTTGAAAATCTAAATCTTAAGATTAATCGTGGGGAAGTGTTCGGGTTCCTGGGACCCAATGGGGCTGGAAAAACAACATCAATCCAAATGATGGTAGGACTCTTACGCCCTAGCAGTGGTCAAGTATTCATAGATGGCCAGGAAGTTCAAGAAATAGAGAAAGGAACCATTGGAATATGTCCACAGGAATTAGTTTTATGGGATTATCTCACATGTAAGGAAAGTTTAATGCTCATGGGTGACCTGTATGAAGTTCCAAGAGAAAAGCTAAAAAAAAGGGTTGATAAATTATTGAATGACCTCTTCCTAACTGAAAAGGCCAACACTGTTGTTTCTCAACTATCTGGTGGTATGAAACGTCGTTTGAATCTGGCATTAGCATTAATTCACGAGCCAGAGATCGTGGTCTTAGACGAACCCTCCGAAGGACTTGACCCTCAATCTCGCAGAGTTTTATGGAATTATATTCGAAGTCTGCGTGATGATGAAGGAAAGACTGTTATTTTGACCACTCACTTAATGGACGAGGCAGACAGGTTATCTGATCGTGTTGCCATTATTGACCATGGTAAGTTGCTACGGCTGGACTCACCTTCAAATCTTAAGAAAGAAACTGGTGAGGGCGATGTAGTAGAAATGATAATTTCAGACCCTAAAAAAAATCAAGAATTTATAAATTCAGTAAAAAAACTGGAAGGAATTCATAGTGTGGTCCAAGTAAATACACAGATTAACATCAGAGCTCGGGACGCTGTTGGCAAACTCCCCCTTATTATGGACGAATTAAAGCAGTTAGGACTTAGAGTAGTTGATCTTTCTGTGCGGCAAAATACACTAGAAGATGTTTTCATTGATTTAACTGGAACTGGATTGAGGGAGTAA
- a CDS encoding DUF1847 domain-containing protein, translated as MNCASCPHKDCYDGKDCLDSKEEITKLYTEQDINLLKTSTSIESRYYMEKTRLEEIILFSEMMNYEKIGMAFCLGLEEESRIIHSIFKKHFKVYSVCCKVCGIDKSDFDLEKIEKNRKESMCNPIGQAWFLNKKKTDLNIIIGLCMGHDLLFTEHSHAPVTTLVVKDRILAHNPLGAVYSKYYRNKLLL; from the coding sequence TAGATAGCAAAGAAGAAATCACAAAACTTTACACAGAACAAGATATCAACTTATTAAAAACTTCTACATCCATCGAATCCAGATATTACATGGAAAAAACACGTTTAGAGGAGATAATCCTCTTTTCTGAGATGATGAATTATGAAAAGATAGGAATGGCATTCTGTTTGGGGTTAGAAGAAGAATCAAGAATAATACATTCCATATTTAAAAAGCATTTTAAGGTCTATTCTGTGTGTTGTAAAGTATGTGGAATTGATAAATCTGATTTTGACCTTGAAAAAATAGAAAAAAATCGTAAAGAGTCCATGTGTAACCCTATTGGCCAAGCATGGTTTCTGAATAAAAAGAAAACCGATCTAAATATAATCATTGGACTATGCATGGGTCATGATTTGTTATTCACCGAACATTCACATGCACCAGTAACCACCCTGGTGGTAAAAGACCGAATACTGGCTCATAATCCATTAGGGGCAGTATACTCAAAATACTATCGAAACAAACTTTTACTCTAA